The Actinomycetota bacterium genome includes the window GGCGGCGACGATCTCTTCGGCGCGGCGGAGCGCGGCGCCCTCGAGCGCGGAGACGAAGCCCTCGGCGAGGATCGCGACGCCGAAGCCGCCCGCGTCCACGACGCCGTTCTCCTTCAAGACGGGCAGCAGGTCCGGGCCGCGGCGCACCGACTCGTATGCGGCGTCGACGATCGCATCGAGCAGCGTCGGCATCGGAAGACCTGCGGCCGCGCCGGCAGCCGCGGCTGCCGCGCCGTCCTTGACGACGGTCAGCATCGTGCCCTCCACCGGCTTGCGCACGGCTTGATACGCGACCGTGGACGCGTGGTCGAGAGCCGAGGAGATGGACGCCGGGCCGAGGCCGTCCGCGGCGAGCAGGCCGTCGCAGATGCCGCGCAGGATCTGGCTCAGGATGACGCCGGAGTTGCCGCGCGCGCCCATGAGCGAGCCGTGGGTGACCGCCTTGCAGACCTCGTCGATGCCCGCTCCGGGATCGACGCGTCCGAGCTCGGCCATGACCGCGTCCATAGTCAGCGACATGTTGGTGCCCGTGTCGCC containing:
- a CDS encoding DAK2 domain-containing protein, yielding MSLTMDAVMAELGRVDPGAGIDEVCKAVTHGSLMGARGNSGVILSQILRGICDGLLAADGLGPASISSALDHASTVAYQAVRKPVEGTMLTVVKDGAAAAAAGAAAGLPMPTLLDAIVDAAYESVRRGPDLLPVLKENGVVDAGGFGVAILAEGFVSALEGAALRRAEEIVAA